A stretch of Microbacterium caowuchunii DNA encodes these proteins:
- a CDS encoding pyridoxal-phosphate-dependent aminotransferase family protein, which yields MGPGPISAYPSVLRSMSAPLVGQYDPFMTHAMTETQDLYRQVWGTVNEATVLIDGTSRAGIEAALVSLIRPGDRVLVPVFGRFGHLLAEIAERALAEVHTIETAWGQVFPASAIEEAIVRVKPALLALVQGDTSTTMNQPLDEIGAICAKHGVLFYTDATASLGGNAFEADAWGLDAATAGLQKCLGGPSGSAPLTLSDRAVEVVRSRSKVEAGIREEGDASASDFVRSNYFDLGMILDYWGPRRLNHHTEATSMLYAARECARVLLGEGRDAVIERHRVAGAAMLAGVRALGMDVFGDVAHKMNNVVAVMIPEGVPGDIARQAMLEDFGIEIGTSFGPLHGRVWRIGTMGYNARKDAVLTTLAALEAILRRFGAPVPAGAGVEAAADVFAGRG from the coding sequence ATGGGCCCCGGCCCCATCTCGGCGTACCCCAGCGTGCTGCGGTCCATGTCCGCGCCGCTGGTCGGTCAGTACGACCCGTTCATGACCCACGCGATGACCGAGACGCAGGATCTCTACCGGCAGGTGTGGGGAACGGTCAACGAGGCCACGGTGCTGATCGACGGCACCTCCCGTGCGGGTATCGAGGCGGCTCTCGTCTCGCTCATCCGTCCGGGTGATCGCGTGCTCGTGCCGGTCTTCGGACGCTTCGGGCACCTGCTGGCCGAGATCGCCGAGCGCGCGCTCGCCGAGGTCCACACGATCGAGACCGCCTGGGGGCAGGTGTTCCCCGCCTCCGCCATCGAGGAGGCGATCGTGCGGGTGAAGCCCGCCCTCCTCGCGCTCGTGCAGGGCGACACCTCGACGACGATGAACCAGCCGCTCGACGAGATCGGCGCGATCTGCGCGAAGCACGGCGTGCTGTTCTACACCGACGCGACCGCCTCGCTCGGCGGGAACGCCTTCGAGGCCGACGCCTGGGGCCTGGATGCGGCGACCGCGGGCCTCCAGAAGTGCCTCGGCGGTCCCAGCGGTTCGGCCCCGCTGACCCTCTCCGACCGGGCGGTGGAGGTCGTCCGCTCCCGGTCCAAGGTGGAGGCGGGCATCCGCGAGGAGGGCGACGCGTCCGCATCCGACTTCGTCCGCTCCAACTACTTCGACCTCGGCATGATCCTCGACTACTGGGGTCCGCGCCGGCTCAACCACCACACCGAGGCGACCTCGATGCTGTACGCGGCGCGCGAATGCGCCCGGGTGCTGCTCGGGGAGGGCCGGGATGCTGTCATCGAACGCCACCGCGTGGCGGGCGCCGCGATGCTCGCCGGCGTCCGCGCGCTCGGCATGGACGTGTTCGGCGACGTCGCGCACAAGATGAACAACGTCGTGGCGGTCATGATCCCGGAGGGCGTGCCCGGAGACATCGCCCGCCAGGCCATGCTGGAGGACTTCGGGATCGAGATCGGCACCTCGTTCGGTCCGCTGCACGGACGGGTCTGGCGGATCGGCACGATGGGCTACAACGCCCGGAAGGACGCCGTGCTCACGACCCTCGCCGCACTGGAGGCCATCCTGCGCCGCTTCGGAGCCCCCGTGCCCGCCGGCGCCGGGGTCGAGGCCGCCGCCGATGTGTTCGCGGGGCGAGGCTGA
- a CDS encoding allantoate amidohydrolase: MTVLLEVAPDRIAAAARRVMARCEELARVSAAPDGIERVYLSPEHARVNRLAAEWMRELGMRTRQDAAGNQVGRLDRIEGDRLSPDAPTLMIGSHLDTVPDAGRFDGIVGVLMGLEVARLLRTPVGDGRHGSALPFAIEVVAFSDEEGTRFGKALLGSSAVAGLWDEDWWALTDAGGTTLRQAFLEFGLDPARIGEAARRPDELVGYLEAHIEQGPELDRRGEALAVVSSIASARRFQLVVEGEARHAGGTPYDMRRDALLGASEAALAVERICQAEHHIIGTVGQLEAFPGAVNIVPGEARFSLDLRGEFDGHRDDVWDAISHELDAIMGRRGLRWHSREVHDAAAVMCAPLLQDVVRQGITSTRATGSEDPAVIFSRAGHDAMSIGAITDVGMLFLRNPDGISHHRDESVSGADVALGIRALAESVLHLAADRRA; encoded by the coding sequence ATGACGGTCCTGCTCGAGGTCGCGCCCGATCGGATCGCCGCCGCCGCCCGGCGGGTCATGGCGCGCTGCGAGGAGCTCGCGCGCGTCTCGGCCGCACCGGACGGGATCGAGCGGGTGTACCTCTCGCCGGAGCACGCGCGGGTCAACCGCCTCGCGGCGGAGTGGATGCGCGAGCTCGGCATGCGCACCCGGCAGGACGCCGCGGGCAACCAGGTCGGGCGCCTCGACCGGATCGAGGGCGATCGGCTGTCGCCGGACGCCCCGACGCTCATGATCGGGTCGCACCTCGACACCGTGCCGGATGCCGGACGTTTCGACGGGATCGTCGGGGTGCTGATGGGCCTCGAGGTGGCGCGGCTGCTGCGCACCCCGGTGGGTGACGGCCGGCACGGGTCCGCGCTGCCCTTCGCGATCGAGGTCGTGGCGTTCTCGGACGAGGAGGGCACCCGGTTCGGCAAGGCGCTGCTCGGCTCCTCCGCTGTGGCCGGGCTCTGGGACGAGGACTGGTGGGCGCTCACGGATGCGGGCGGCACCACGCTGCGTCAGGCCTTCCTCGAGTTCGGACTCGACCCCGCGCGCATCGGGGAGGCGGCCCGGCGGCCCGATGAGCTCGTCGGCTACCTCGAGGCGCACATCGAGCAGGGACCGGAATTGGACCGCCGGGGGGAGGCGCTCGCCGTCGTCTCGTCCATCGCGAGTGCGCGCCGCTTCCAGTTGGTGGTCGAGGGCGAGGCGCGTCACGCGGGCGGCACGCCCTACGACATGCGCCGCGACGCGCTGCTCGGCGCGAGCGAGGCCGCGCTGGCGGTGGAGCGGATCTGTCAGGCCGAGCATCACATCATCGGCACCGTGGGGCAGCTCGAGGCGTTCCCCGGTGCGGTGAACATCGTGCCCGGCGAGGCCCGGTTCTCCCTCGACCTGCGCGGCGAGTTCGATGGCCACCGCGACGACGTCTGGGACGCGATCTCGCACGAGCTCGACGCGATCATGGGGCGCCGCGGCCTGCGCTGGCACTCCCGCGAGGTGCACGACGCGGCCGCCGTGATGTGCGCGCCGCTGCTGCAGGACGTCGTGCGCCAGGGGATCACGTCGACGCGCGCGACCGGCTCCGAGGACCCCGCGGTGATCTTCAGCCGCGCCGGTCACGATGCGATGTCGATCGGCGCGATCACGGACGTGGGGATGCTGTTCCTGCGAAACCCGGACGGTATCAGCCACCACCGCGACGAGTCGGTCTCCGGCGCGGACGTGGCGCTCGGCATCCGTGCGCTCGCCGAGTCCGTGCTGCACCTCGCCGCGGACCGCCGCGCCTGA
- a CDS encoding amidohydrolase family protein yields MDLLVINARLITVPAGTDDPGYIERGWMRVEDGRIVALGAGDPPAAAAGEVLDVAGAFVAPGFVSSHSHLFTSGLRGLGVADTLYGWCDSMLGMTAHATAEDIYWSTLHGALDFLANGVTTAYNFTDPLQAWESMVDGRREGTAPLREPAYHTRQADGCLDAGIRFVDSIGMDATAGTDEEIFARFEAAVAHTRAMDPAYALGASIMGQVQWSPRPDAAEIEVEAMRRFGVTNQAHFLESPEAVPLQQSKFRMYADAGALGPDMMFGHFIQTTPEIIAEAAAGGASMSWQPASNGRLASGVALVPEMIEQGMKVGMGLDDQACTDVSDPWQNMRMGIVMQRARTKDPLSMMPERVLRLHTLGSAEIMGVADRVGSLEVGKYADFVVVDPRRPDVGPLWHPVRSYVLACGLRNLTRVYVGGELVSEGGVSTNPRAAEASARLHDSLPRVAERLGRHPH; encoded by the coding sequence ATGGACCTGCTCGTCATCAACGCCCGCCTGATCACGGTCCCGGCCGGGACCGACGACCCCGGGTACATCGAGCGCGGCTGGATGCGGGTCGAGGACGGCCGCATCGTCGCGCTCGGTGCCGGGGACCCGCCCGCGGCGGCCGCCGGAGAGGTGCTCGACGTCGCGGGGGCGTTCGTCGCCCCGGGGTTCGTGTCCTCCCACTCGCACCTGTTCACGAGCGGCCTGCGCGGCCTCGGCGTCGCCGACACGCTCTACGGCTGGTGCGACTCGATGCTGGGGATGACGGCGCACGCCACCGCGGAGGACATCTACTGGTCGACCCTGCACGGCGCCCTGGACTTCCTCGCGAACGGCGTGACGACCGCGTACAACTTCACCGATCCGCTCCAGGCGTGGGAGTCCATGGTCGACGGGCGGCGCGAGGGCACCGCTCCGTTGCGCGAACCGGCGTACCACACCCGGCAGGCGGACGGCTGCCTGGATGCCGGCATCCGCTTCGTGGACTCGATCGGGATGGACGCCACCGCCGGAACCGACGAGGAGATCTTCGCCCGGTTCGAGGCGGCCGTCGCCCACACGCGGGCCATGGATCCCGCCTACGCACTCGGCGCGTCGATCATGGGCCAGGTGCAGTGGTCGCCGCGTCCGGATGCCGCCGAGATCGAGGTCGAGGCGATGCGCCGGTTCGGTGTGACCAACCAGGCGCACTTCCTCGAGTCCCCGGAGGCCGTGCCGCTGCAGCAGTCCAAGTTCCGGATGTACGCGGATGCCGGTGCGCTCGGACCCGACATGATGTTCGGGCACTTCATCCAGACCACACCGGAGATCATTGCGGAGGCCGCGGCGGGCGGGGCGAGCATGTCGTGGCAGCCCGCCTCGAACGGCCGGCTCGCCTCCGGTGTCGCGCTCGTCCCGGAGATGATCGAGCAGGGCATGAAGGTCGGGATGGGGCTCGACGACCAGGCCTGCACCGACGTCTCCGATCCCTGGCAGAACATGCGGATGGGCATCGTGATGCAGCGGGCCCGCACGAAGGATCCGCTGTCGATGATGCCCGAGCGCGTGCTCCGGCTGCACACGCTGGGAAGCGCGGAGATCATGGGCGTCGCCGACCGGGTCGGCAGCCTCGAGGTGGGGAAGTACGCCGACTTCGTCGTGGTCGACCCGCGCCGTCCGGACGTCGGACCGCTCTGGCATCCGGTGCGCAGCTACGTGCTCGCCTGCGGCCTGCGGAACCTGACGCGCGTGTACGTCGGGGGCGAGCTCGTCAGCGAGGGCGGCGTCTCGACCAATCCGCGTGCGGCCGAGGCGAGCGCGCGGCTGCACGACAGCCTGCCGCGGGTCGCCGAGCGCCTCGGCCGTCACCCGCACTGA
- a CDS encoding septum formation family protein, with protein MPVTRRLLPAAVALAAAALLGGCAQVGTALEADDTATRDTDSGEVTASGRIDVFALSVGDCLDDQSEEQVYDVPVVPCSEPHSYEVFHEAVLPDGAWPGEESVWAAADEACYAAFSDFVGLPYEESVLEFTSYTPTQVSWEEGGDRIVSCIIGEPGVQSTGSLAGAAR; from the coding sequence ATGCCCGTCACCCGTCGCCTGCTCCCCGCGGCCGTCGCCCTCGCCGCCGCGGCGCTGCTGGGTGGGTGCGCCCAGGTGGGCACCGCCCTCGAAGCCGACGACACCGCGACGCGGGACACCGACAGCGGCGAGGTCACGGCCAGCGGGAGGATCGACGTGTTCGCCCTCTCCGTGGGGGACTGCCTCGACGACCAGAGCGAGGAGCAGGTGTACGACGTGCCGGTCGTCCCGTGCTCGGAGCCGCACTCCTACGAGGTCTTCCACGAGGCCGTGCTCCCGGACGGGGCGTGGCCCGGCGAGGAGTCCGTCTGGGCCGCGGCGGACGAGGCCTGCTACGCCGCCTTCTCCGACTTCGTGGGGCTCCCGTACGAGGAGTCCGTCCTCGAGTTCACGTCGTACACGCCCACGCAGGTGAGCTGGGAGGAGGGCGGCGACCGCATCGTGTCCTGCATCATCGGCGAACCGGGTGTGCAGAGCACGGGCAGCCTCGCCGGAGCCGCCCGCTGA